A single region of the Salvelinus sp. IW2-2015 unplaced genomic scaffold, ASM291031v2 Un_scaffold3902, whole genome shotgun sequence genome encodes:
- the LOC139026111 gene encoding SLAM family member 8-like, protein MSCGPFSCFSKQGILLLLLSNFHYDVGVPLIINKRVGDFVELLAGLERGHFKSLVWKYMGKDIAEFNSEVVYSPGSQFEGRLKMNTNNFSLTVRELTLQDSGDFLLTGEGDKGQIGSKTITLKVHEPISKVAIQTDIKLLANHSCTVWLVCNVSCYPNFTYTWERDNEMYGHTQQIHFSLSPAEVDISVKCNASNLVSWKTASATVKCSNDTTTPGLGVVYHLHRSISGSAVVLILTVAVAVCYCRGR, encoded by the exons ATGTCTTGTGGTCCCTTCTCCTGCTTCTCCAAACAGGGAATACTACTTCTCCTACTCTCCAACTTCCACTATG ATGTGGGTGTTCCTCTGATCATCAACAAGAGAGTGGGGGACTTCGTGGAGCTGCTGGCAGGCTTAGAGAGGGGACATTTCAAATCCTTGGTGTGGAAGTATATGGGAAAGGATATTGCAGAATTCAACTCAGAAGTTGTATATTCACCTGGATCCCAGTTTGAGGGGAGACTAAAGATGAACACCAACAATTTCAGTTTAACAGTCAGAGAACTGACACTGCAAGACTCAGGGGATTTTCTACTTACAGGTGAAGGGGACAAAGGTCAGATTGGCAGTAAGACCATCACTCTGAAGGTCCACG AGCCTATATCCAAGGTGGCGATCCAGACAGACATCAAGCTATTGGCCAACCACTCCTGTACGGTATGGCTGGTGTGCAACGTGTCCTGCTACCCCAACTTTACCTACACCtgggagagagacaatgagatgtACGGGCACACCCAGCAgattcacttctctctctcaccagcagAGGTCGACATCAGTGTAAAGTGCAACGCCTCCAACCTGGTCAGTTGGAAAACTGCCTCTGCAACAGTAAAGTGCAGTAATGACACAACCACCCCAG GACTGGGTGTGGTATACCATCTACATCGGAGTATCAGTGGGAGCGCTGTGGTGCTGATCCTCACTGTAGCTGTGGCAGTGTGCTACTGCAGGGGCCGATAG